One region of Vallitalea okinawensis genomic DNA includes:
- a CDS encoding MBL fold metallo-hydrolase, whose amino-acid sequence MSMIVKVLPVGMLQTNCYILIDEATNEAVIVDPGDEGERIINMISDYGWKVDRILITHGHYDHIMDTVKVRDALGAKIIIHADEEEYLYNPDLSLMSVLMKDSESFTADQVVREGDEIQVGESTVKVIKVPGHTRASICYYNEKDKLLIAGDTLFRDSIGRTDLYDGSPGDLANNIKEKLLILPDEVIVYAGHGPSTSIGYEKTNNPFLR is encoded by the coding sequence ATGAGTATGATAGTTAAGGTATTACCAGTAGGTATGTTGCAAACCAATTGCTATATTTTGATTGATGAAGCAACCAACGAAGCAGTAATTGTTGATCCAGGTGATGAAGGTGAGCGTATCATTAACATGATAAGTGATTATGGATGGAAAGTTGATCGCATACTAATAACCCACGGTCATTATGATCATATTATGGACACTGTTAAAGTGAGAGATGCACTTGGTGCCAAAATTATTATTCATGCTGATGAAGAAGAATACCTCTACAACCCTGATTTGAGCTTAATGAGTGTTCTAATGAAAGACTCAGAATCCTTTACAGCTGATCAAGTTGTTAGGGAAGGTGATGAGATCCAGGTTGGTGAGTCGACTGTTAAGGTGATTAAAGTGCCAGGTCATACAAGAGCTAGCATTTGCTATTACAATGAAAAGGATAAACTATTAATAGCTGGCGATACATTGTTTAGAGATTCTATTGGACGTACAGATCTTTATGATGGTAGTCCTGGGGATTTAGCGAATAACATAAAAGAGAAGTTATTGATTTTACCTGATGAAGTTATTGTTTATGCTGGGCATGGACCTTCAACTTCTATTGGTTATGAGAAAACCAATAATCCTTTCTTGAGATAA